In the Haladaptatus sp. QDMS2 genome, AACGGGTCCTCCAATGCGAGTTAGCTGCAGAGGCTGACGTCTCCACGGCAACGCTCAGAAAGCATCGCGAAGCGCTCGCGGAAAAATTGGTGGAGGGACAGTGAAATGTTCCGCCCACTACAGTGGATTTTCAGAATGGAGAACCTACCTAAAGTCGTCTATGAGTGTCGGCGGTGTGGGATGTCGGTCGAAGACCGTACTGCTGTGTGTCCATACTGTGAGCAGAGTTCGATCGCGACATACGAACTCGTGTAACGTTCCGTTGTTCGATTGTGACAGATACAACGTTAGATTTCGAATTCTGCGACGATTGGCGCGTGGTCGCTGTAGTCGTATCCTGCGGACAGATACCGACAGTCGTTGAGCCCGAATTCCTCAGACATAAACAGATGGTCGAACCGCTTCGTTCGATCCCAGCTCAGGTCCACATGGTCGATGTCTCCATATCCATGCACGGCGCGAAACGCGTCGATGAGTCCGATGTGACCAATGCCCTTGAGCAGATTGAGCTCTGCACTCACCCACCGATTCCGTATCTCTGCTTCTTTCTCGTACCCAAAGGGGATGGCTTGCCCATCTGCGAGTTCTGTGTTTGGGGCGTTGAAATCCCCGGCCAGAATTCGTGGCTTTTCGCCCGTCGTGGTCATCCACTCGTAGACTTGTTCGAGAATGATGATCTTCTCGACACCCCAACTACTCCCGGGGACGGCCCTGATGTTCAAAACTTCAATCGTCGCCTGTGGGAGTTCGATATCGGTGATGAGGATTTTCTCAGGGAACGCTGTGTCAAGCGTGTCCAGCTCAACGGGTGTGCCAGTCGAATCACGGCCGAATCTGTTCTCGGAGAGACGCCAGTCCTCGCGAACAGCCGTGATGTGGCCATTGCTATTGTCGAGGTCACGAGCCCACTCGATGGTGTCAGTGAGCGCAGTGTATCCCAACGTTTCGAGTAATAACTCGTGCCAGAGGTCTCGCTGGTTCGGATTCACTTCTTGGAGGAGGAGGATGTCTGGGAGACGATTGAGTGAGTCGAGCCACTCGACTTTTGCGTTGACAGCGGCGGATGACCCGGCAGGAGGGAATGTCCCGTCAACATTCCAGGACATGACACGAATTGACATGCGAATTGTACAGGGTGAGCTACTATACAACTTTGGCAACCGGGAGGGATTGGTGTGGATGGTTGGTAGAACTTTGAACATCGTGTTTTCGGGGGTTTCGCACGCCAGTTTATTGGCCCCCGAAGGGGCGCGGGGCCACTCACAACTGGCCTCGCTATATCCCCATGTCAGAACACATTTTGCAGCGACTGGAGTACACGAATCGTTCCCTGAAACGCGCCCAGTACGAAGCCTTCGAGTTCTCCCTCACCGAGAGAGGCGTGCTCGTCAGAAACGGCAGTTATGTCGACCCGGAGAATCACGAGTATCTCGTGACGGTCAAAAACGGCATCCCAACGAACTGTGAATGCCCTGCTAATATCCACTTCGAAGGTGCGTGTAAACACCGGCTCGCCGTGGCAATTCGCGCACCAATCTTGCAGGCCGCACAGAAGGTCGAACGCGTCGTGACCGATGGTGGCGTCGCATCCGCGAAGCCCCCAGAGGCGGACGAGCCCGCCTGTGAAGAATGCTTTCCGGGGTTCACCTGCTGGGAGTGTTACCTCGCGGAGAAATCGACGTTAGTCGAATGACTGGAACACACAGAAGACCAGCTTGCCACGAAAGCGGTGGACCTGCAAGAGGAACTTGCGGAGTTTACTTCCACGGACGAGGTTGAATCACCGACCGCGCTTCGCACATCTATTGCAAGTGGTTGCTTCACGCCGCAGAGGCGCACGAGCGGCTCGAAGCTGTCTCGGAGTGGGAGTACGCCCGGTATCGGCTGTCGATCGTTTGTGATGCGCTCGAGCATTACGATACGTATAGTTCGTCGCGTCCCGCGTCGGCATGACCGGCGGTCGTTCAGGCAGTGGGTCTGGGGCGGACCGTTCCTGAAAAAGACTCATTACAGCCGCCGCTTGTTGTTCTCGTCGTATGCTCGGAGGTCCTGCGCCGCAAGTTGGACCGTTCGTTCGATGCGCTTTTGCCTGGTTTCGTCCGTCTTAGCCTCCTCGACGGCCGCGATGAACGCGTGCTGGTCAGTGTTCGAGAAGTTCTGGAAATTCTCCCAGGCGGTCTCGTTCTCACGCAGCGCCGCCTCCAGTTCGGATGGGATTTCGTGGTCGTCGGCGAGCCGATAAGCAGCCGCCCACTCGCCCGACTCCTTGGCCGCTTTGACGAGTTCCATTCCGGCCGAGGTCATCTTCTCCGCCTCGATCATCGCTTCGACCCGCTCCGTGTTCGCCTTCGACCACTTGCTGTCGGGATTCCTGGGTGTGAATCGACGGGTGTACGTCTCGTCGTCGATGCCCTTGACCAAACCGTCGATCCACCCGAAGCAGAGCGCTTCCTCGACCGATTCGCCGTACTCGATACCGGATCGCTCTGCGTCGACCTTGTAGTAGCCGACCCACAGCTCCGTGGCTGTGTCGTGGTGCGCTTCGAGCCAGGCGCGGAACTCGTTGCGAGAGGCGAAGAAAATTGGGTCCATCGTTCAAGATGGACATCGCCCGTCTACAATCATAGACTGTTCGCCTGAGCGAATTCATCTCCCAGCTCGCGTCAGGTTTCGATGTTTCAGACGCTATTCGACAGCGAGCTTGAAGGTTGGCTGAACAGTCAGAATCGACAGGAGTAACGTCCAGTGTCCGGACATCCGGCTTCGCAGCGGCTTGCATATACAAGGCGGGTCGCGAAGAGGGAGATGGTTGACGCAGACGGAGAACGCGAGGGTGACGGGTCACTGCAACGACCATCCAGTCGCATCGAGATACCTTAGAGGAGCAGGGAGCCTGACAACGCTTCTGGACAAGCGTCTCTGAGAAAGGAATAGTTTTCTCAAGAAAGTATATTTTCTGGAGCGCGTAGCACCCAGTATGACTGAACCGTGGGATGACGTCAACGAGCAGGTCAAAGCCGACTGGAAAGCCGACACCACACCATTCGAGCGGGTGTACGAAATCATCGAACAGACCCACGACGGGCAGTCCGCAGCCAACATTGCTGACCGAGCGCTCGTGAGCGAGCCAACGGCACGCCGACACTGCAAGGCGCTCGTGAACACCGGGTTCGCCGAGACAGCGCAGGACGGGCAAACGACGCTGTACAAACGAAACAGCGACCGGATTTTGATGTCTCGGATCCACGAGCTTCGTAACGAAACGACGCGGACAGAGCTGCTTGACAGCATCAGAGAAATGAAGGCCAAGATTCGGCGCTATGAGGACCGCTACGACGTAGTCTCACCCGAGGAACTCGCCCAGCACCTCGACGCCGACGAGTCGAAGGGTTGGGACGACCTGACCGCGTGGCGCACGACGCGGCAGAATCTCGCCGTCGCCCACGCAACACTCGCCTACGATGAAGCCAGCCATCAGCTCGCGGCATGAGCGACCACAACTGGTCGGGGAAACCACACCCGCAGGAAAGTCTCAACGAAGTGTGCACGGACCCTCACGGTGGCTCCGTGGACCGGTCGGCGAATCCCCAACAGAGGACTCCTCGCGCTGTAGCGCGGGG is a window encoding:
- a CDS encoding SWIM zinc finger family protein, which gives rise to MSEHILQRLEYTNRSLKRAQYEAFEFSLTERGVLVRNGSYVDPENHEYLVTVKNGIPTNCECPANIHFEGACKHRLAVAIRAPILQAAQKVERVVTDGGVASAKPPEADEPACEECFPGFTCWECYLAEKSTLVE
- a CDS encoding endonuclease/exonuclease/phosphatase family protein, which encodes MSIRVMSWNVDGTFPPAGSSAAVNAKVEWLDSLNRLPDILLLQEVNPNQRDLWHELLLETLGYTALTDTIEWARDLDNSNGHITAVREDWRLSENRFGRDSTGTPVELDTLDTAFPEKILITDIELPQATIEVLNIRAVPGSSWGVEKIIILEQVYEWMTTTGEKPRILAGDFNAPNTELADGQAIPFGYEKEAEIRNRWVSAELNLLKGIGHIGLIDAFRAVHGYGDIDHVDLSWDRTKRFDHLFMSEEFGLNDCRYLSAGYDYSDHAPIVAEFEI
- a CDS encoding winged helix-turn-helix domain-containing protein, which encodes MTEPWDDVNEQVKADWKADTTPFERVYEIIEQTHDGQSAANIADRALVSEPTARRHCKALVNTGFAETAQDGQTTLYKRNSDRILMSRIHELRNETTRTELLDSIREMKAKIRRYEDRYDVVSPEELAQHLDADESKGWDDLTAWRTTRQNLAVAHATLAYDEASHQLAA
- a CDS encoding YdeI family protein, which codes for MDPIFFASRNEFRAWLEAHHDTATELWVGYYKVDAERSGIEYGESVEEALCFGWIDGLVKGIDDETYTRRFTPRNPDSKWSKANTERVEAMIEAEKMTSAGMELVKAAKESGEWAAAYRLADDHEIPSELEAALRENETAWENFQNFSNTDQHAFIAAVEEAKTDETRQKRIERTVQLAAQDLRAYDENNKRRL